From a single bacterium genomic region:
- a CDS encoding ABC transporter ATP-binding protein encodes MPSLLDIKNLKTFFHTQNGIVKAVNDVNLSVQKKSIHALVGESGSGKSMTALSILNLISEPGRIEDGEIIFTPHDNERIDLLSLTEKEMQAVRGKRIAMIFQEPMTSLNPVYTIGDQIAEAVLVHEKVSKQEALKRSIDMLQKVGIPNPERRVHDYPHQMSGGMRQRVMIAMALSLNPELLIADEPTTALDVTIQAQILDLIHQLIDDLNMTLLLITHDFGIVAEHAQDVSVMYAGEVVEQGKVTEIFDRPMHPYTKGLLESIPSLKKQGEKKLKSIPGVVPNLSELPAGCYFGDRCERVFEDCRLNHPWMLGDKNKAHRARCFKPY; translated from the coding sequence ACTCAAAACGGGATTGTGAAAGCCGTTAACGATGTGAATTTGTCGGTTCAAAAAAAATCTATCCATGCTTTGGTGGGTGAATCGGGTAGTGGAAAGAGTATGACTGCACTTTCCATTTTAAATTTAATTTCTGAGCCGGGGCGTATTGAAGACGGTGAAATTATTTTTACCCCTCATGATAATGAACGCATAGATCTACTTTCGCTTACCGAAAAAGAAATGCAAGCAGTGCGTGGCAAGCGCATTGCTATGATTTTTCAGGAACCCATGACAAGCCTTAATCCGGTGTATACCATTGGCGACCAAATTGCCGAAGCCGTTTTGGTTCACGAAAAAGTTTCCAAGCAAGAAGCCTTAAAACGCTCAATTGACATGTTGCAAAAGGTGGGTATCCCTAACCCAGAGCGTCGTGTGCACGATTACCCGCATCAAATGAGCGGCGGGATGCGTCAGCGGGTGATGATTGCCATGGCGTTATCGCTTAACCCCGAACTGCTTATTGCCGATGAACCCACTACCGCTTTAGATGTAACCATTCAGGCCCAAATTTTAGATTTGATTCACCAATTAATTGACGATTTAAATATGACCTTGCTGCTTATCACGCACGATTTTGGTATTGTGGCCGAGCATGCGCAGGATGTGTCGGTGATGTACGCCGGCGAAGTTGTGGAGCAGGGCAAGGTTACCGAAATTTTTGACAGGCCCATGCATCCGTATACCAAGGGGCTTTTGGAATCTATTCCTAGTTTGAAAAAACAGGGAGAAAAAAAGTTAAAATCCATCCCGGGTGTGGTGCCTAATTTATCAGAACTGCCCGCAGGATGTTATTTTGGTGATCGCTGTGAGCGGGTATTTGAAGATTGTAGATTAAATCACCCGTGGATGTTGGGGGATAAAAACAAAGCGCACCGGGCGCGTTGTTTTAAACCATATTAA